GCGCATGCGATTGACCAGACCTGGAGCATTCGCGCTGCGGCTGTCCGACAACGCCATATTGACCAGTCTCAATCGTTCAACTTGTATATTACGCCGGACATTCATGTGAGGGACTTTTTGAATCTGTATCTTCAGGCGTGGAGAAGCGGGTTAAAGACGGTGTATTACGTGCGCAGCCGGTCGGTGGAACTCGAAGACTGCGTGGCTTGTTCATCCTGATTGAGCGACAATGCGATGGGGGCTTTGACGATGCAGTTACAGCGGACAAAACTCTTTAATGAAGCTGGGGACCGAGATTGGGGATTACGTCGAATCATCGGCGGCAACACCACGAATCTCATTGAATTAAACAATGTGAAGTACGATTGGGCCTATCGGATGTATCGGGGGATGATGAGTAATTTTTGGATTCCGGAAGAGATTCCGCTTGGCGACGACGCGCGGCAGTATGCCATGCTCACAGCGCACGAGCAAAGGAGCTTTAACAAGATATTGTCCTTTCTGATTTTCCTGGACAGCATTCAAACGCATAACCTGCCAAACATCAATGAGTACATCACGGCACCGGAGGTGAACTTGTGTCTGACCGTCCATGCGTTTCAAGAGGCGGTGCACTCGCAATCCTATGGATACATCCTGGATTCCGTGGTCAGCGCCGAGATCCGCGAACAAATCTACAATGAGTGGCGGAATGATGAGCATTTGCGCAGGCGCAATCAATTTATCACCGACCGGTACGAAGAATTCATTCATGACCCAAGTGACAAAAACTTGGTGAAGACCGTCATGGCCAACTATATTCTTGAAGGGGTGTACTTCTATTCTGGATTCAGCTTCTTCTTCGCACTGGGCAGACAGGGGAAGATGCTTGGCACGGTGTCTGAAATCAAGTACATTCAACGAGACGAACTCACGCATTTAGCCCTGTTCCGTCATATCTTTGAAGAAATCGCCAAAGAGAATCCACACCTGATGACGCCGCAGCTGATGGACGAGCTTTTGGACATGATGCGCCAGGCGGTGGCTCATGAAATTGCCTGGGGCCAGTACGTCACGAATGGGCAGATCCCTGGCCTGACCGACGAACTGATTGAATCATACATTCAGTACCTGGCCAACCTTCGGCTGAAGTCGTTACAGATGCCGATTCTCTATCCGAATGTCACGGCGCATCCGATGCCGTGGGTTGAGCAGTTTGCCGCCATGAATTCCATGAAGACAGATTTCTTTGAACAGAAGGTGACCAACTACACCAAGTCGGCAAACTTGAAGTGGGACGAGCTCTAGGGCAGGATGTGAGAAGCAGGCTTGCAGCATAAAATTACAGGGACGGGGAGTGGATGCAATGCAAGCGCCGTTTCGTGCCGACCACGTTGGCAGTTTGTTGAGACCCAAGCGATTAAAGGATGCCCGTGAACAATTTCGGGCGGGCACCATCACACGCGCGAATTTGCGGGAAATCGAAGATGAGGAAATTGCACGGGTGGTTCGGAAGCAACAGGAAATCGGCCTCCAAGGCATCACCGACGGCGAGTTTCGCCGCGCCTGGTGGCACCTGGACTTTCTTGAAGGGCTGGACGGCGTGGAGGGATTTGACACCGAGCAGGGGATTCAATTCCACGGAACACAGACCAAATCGAGATCGGTCCGAGTCGTGGGTAAAATCGACTTCACAGACCATCCGATGCTGGAGGATTATCGGTTTTTGCATGGCCTGGTGGGGCCTCAGTCAAAATTGTCGATTCCGAGCCCAAGTATGTTGCATCTGCGCGGCCAATTGATGCCAGGGGTCTATGATGAGAGGGACGCGTATTACCACGACCTCGCGATGGCTTATCGGAAAGCGATTCGGGCGTTTTATGACGCGGGGTGCCGCTACATCCAATTGGACGATACTTCGTGGGCGACGACGTTTTGTTCCGAGGAGTCCTTGGCCGCGCTGCGAGCGAAGGGGATTGACCCCGAACAACTGAAGGCGACCAACGCCGCCGTCATCAATCAGGCGCTGGCGGACAGGCCAAGTGACTTGCGAATCACGATGCACATTTGCCGCGGCAACTTCCGTTCGACCTGGATGACGTCGGGCGGATACGAGCCGGTGGCGGAGGTGCTGTTTCAGCAGCTGCAGATTGATGGGTTCTTTTTGGAGTATGATTCCGATCGCGCCGGCGATTTTCACCCGCTGCGGTTCGTGAACCGGCCTGACTTGAACATTGTGCTGGGGCTGGTCACTTCCAAGCACGGGGCGCTCGAGCATCCGGACGACATCAAGCGCAAAGTGGACGAGGCGACGCGGTATGTGCCGCTCGAACAACTCTGCTTAAGCCCGCAGTGCGGGTTTGCTTCGACAGAAGAAGGGAATCTCCTCACGGAAGACGAACAATGAGAAAGTTAGCGTTTGTGGTTCAGTTGGCAAACGACATTTGGGGCTGACCGTTCCCGCTTCAAATTTCATTCTGATGCCGGAGGTGCGCCGTGACACAAGACTG
Above is a genomic segment from Alicyclobacillus cycloheptanicus containing:
- a CDS encoding ribonucleotide-diphosphate reductase subunit beta, whose protein sequence is MQLQRTKLFNEAGDRDWGLRRIIGGNTTNLIELNNVKYDWAYRMYRGMMSNFWIPEEIPLGDDARQYAMLTAHEQRSFNKILSFLIFLDSIQTHNLPNINEYITAPEVNLCLTVHAFQEAVHSQSYGYILDSVVSAEIREQIYNEWRNDEHLRRRNQFITDRYEEFIHDPSDKNLVKTVMANYILEGVYFYSGFSFFFALGRQGKMLGTVSEIKYIQRDELTHLALFRHIFEEIAKENPHLMTPQLMDELLDMMRQAVAHEIAWGQYVTNGQIPGLTDELIESYIQYLANLRLKSLQMPILYPNVTAHPMPWVEQFAAMNSMKTDFFEQKVTNYTKSANLKWDEL